The DNA window TCGAGCCGATCATGGACGTGGAGGTCACCTACCCCGAGGAGTTCATGGGCGAGGTGATCGGCGACCTGAACGCCCGCGGCGGACAGATCGAGGAGGTCGGCTTCCGCGGCGGCAAGCGTGAGCTCAAGGCCAAGGTGCCCATGCGCCAGATGTTCGGCTACTCGACGCGGGTGCGTTCGCTCACGCAGGGGCGGGCGAACTTCACCATGCGCTTCGACCGCTACGACACCGCGGGGTAGCGGCGCGGTCGCTTCTCTCCGGCGCGCGCCGGAGCTTCCGGACCACAACGAGGGTAGACATGCACGAGCTGGGACGAAGAGGGTGCGCCGGCTGGGCGGGCGCATTGGTGGTGTGTCTTTCGGGGGCGGCGCTGGCCGCCGAGGGGATGTACCCGCTCGACCGGCTCCCCGAGAAGGAGCTCGCGGGGGCGGGGCTGAAGGTGACCCCCGGCGAGCTCGGGCGGCTGTCGCGAGCGGTGGTGCAGGTCGCGCGCGGCGGTAGCGGGGCCTTCGTCTCCAAGCAGGGTCTGCTCGTGACGAACCACCACGTGGCCTTCGGGTGCCTCGCGCGGCTCAACGCGCTCAAGGCGCACCAGGGGATCATGGACCGCGGCTTCGTCGCGAAGGCGCAGAAGGACGAGCTCTCGTGCCCCGGCTACGACCTCCTGGTAGTGCGGAAGGTGGAGGACGTGACCCAGCCCGTCCTGGCCGCGGTGAAGGGGAAGCCGCACTGGTCGAAGCGCTTCGAGGCGATTCGGCTGCGCAAGGACGACCTGGTGAAGGCCTGCGAGGAGGGAGGGAAGCAGGTCTGTCAGGTGGCGGAGATGGACGGCGGCGCTTCGTATTCGCTCACCACCTACCTGCGCGTGCGAGACGTGCGGCTGGTCTACGCGCCGGCCAAGGCCCTCGGGAAGTACGGCGGGGACATCGACAACTGGATGTTTCCGCGCCACACGGCGGACTTCACCTACCTGCGGGCCTACGTGAACGAGAAGGGCGAGGGGGGCGCGTTCGACAAGGCGAACCGCCCGCTCGAGACGCCGGTGCACCTGAAGGTGTCCACGGAGGGGGTGGGCCGGGGGGCGATGGTGCTGGTGATGGGCTTTCCGGGGCGGACCTCGCGGCACGCCACGAGCCACGCGGTGCGGTACTACGTGGAGGAGCAGCTCCCGCAGGTGATCGAGTTTCTCGACGGGACGATCAAGGCCGTGCACCTCCGCATGAAGGCGAGCGACGAGGCGCGACGCAAGTACGAGGGCTTCGAATCCAGCCTGCAGAACGGGCTGAAGTACTACCAGATGAGCGCGGACGGGATGAAGCGCTGGAAGACGCTCGAGCGCAAGCTGGCCGACGAGAAGGCGCTGCTCGAAGCGCAGCCGGCGGGCTCCGAGGCGCGCAAGGGGGCGGAGAAGGTGCTCGGGGAGATCGGCGCGGTCTACGGCCGCTACCGCGGCTTCAACCGGAAGATGGCGGCCCTCGGGCGGCTGATGATGGTCTCCACCGTGGGGAGCGCGTACCAGATGGCCAAGTGGGCCAAGGAGAAGATGAAGCCCGAGCGGATGCGCAAGGAGGAGGCGTACAAGGACAAGAACGTCTACCGCTTCATCGAGGGCGGGGCGCGGCTCGAGGACGAGACCGAGCTCGGCACCGAGCGTGCGCTGCTCCTGCACCTGCTGCGCGAGACGAAGAAGCTCCCCGCGGCGCAGCAGCCGAAGGTCGTCGCGCGGCTCGTCGCCGCGGGGCAGAAGGCTCTGAAGAAGCTGGTCGCGGAGGCCAAGCGCAAGGGGGAGGAGCCGGCGGCGGCTTTCAAGGCGGCCTACGGCGTCGCGCTCTCGGAGGATCCGCTCGAGGTGGCCGTGGCCGTGGTCTACGGGAGCACGAAGCTCGTGGCGCGGAGCGCGGAGGCGAAGGAGCTCGAGCGCGCCAAGGCGCTGCGGGCGGCGCTCTTCAAGATGAAGGCTCCCGAGCTGCGCAAGCAGGACGACCCGCTCCTGCGCTTCGCGGCCGACGCGGAGGCGGAGCTCACCGCGCTCAAGGAAGGGGCGTTCAAGGAGGTCGAGCAGTACCTCGCCACCGTGCTGCACCCCCGCTGGGTGACCGAGGTGAAGAAAGCGGCCTACCCCGACGCGAACTTCACGGTGCGGCTGACGCACGGGAAGGTCGCGGACTACACGGCCACCGCCACCGGCAAGCGCCACCGCTACCTGAGCACGCTCTCGGAGCTGGTGGCGAAGGACAAGGGCAAGTTCCCCTTCGAGGTGCCGGCGAAGCTCAAGGCGGCCTTTCCGGCGCGCGCGTCGAGCCCGGCGATGGACGCACATGTGAAGGACATCCCGGTGAACTTCACCGCCACGCTGGATACCACCGGCGGCAACTCGGGGAGCCCGGTCATCGACGCGCGGGGACGGCTCGTGGGGCTGCTCTTCGACGGGACGCCCGAGTCGATCCTCTCCGACTGGCAGTTTCTGCCCAAGGACCAGCGGAGCATCTGTCTGGACATTCGCTTCGCGCACTACCTGGCGGCGGTCGACGGGGCGGAGCGTGTGCTCAAGGAGAGCGGCGTTTCGCCTGCGGGCGGCGCTTCCGGGGGGAAGGCGACGCCGCGAGCCGCACCGTAGCGATCTCGAAGGGGCGGAGCGGCACGCGGTCGGGCTCGGCGAGCGGGCCGAGGCGCTTTCCATCCAGCCGGAGCCGGTGCGTGGCCACGAGCGGGCCTTCGAGCCGCGCGAGCTGGGCCGTGTCGCTCAGGTTCACGAGGCGCAGCTCGAGCGCGCGGCCCGGGGCTCTCCGGAGGGCGGTGACCTGCACCGCCGCGGGTTTCACCGTAAGGAACGAGGCGCGGGGCGGGAGAGGCCGGCGCGGCGGGGCGAGCGGGGAGCCCGCCTCGAGGGTGACCACGCGCGGGGGCGAGGCGTGCTCCGCGGCCTGGCGTAGCGCGTCCGAATCGATGAGGGCGTCGGCGAAGGGGATCACGGCCACGCGGAAGGTGGTGCTTCCACGCTGGCGCGCGCCCTCCACGGGCCAGGGAGGCCCCGCGTTCCCCTTGCGCGTGGTGAGGTCGGCGCGGCTGAGCCAGCGCACCGAGCGAAGAAGGGTGATGAGGAGCTTCGTGCCGCGGGGGGTGTGGCGGGCCTCGACCTCGTGCAGGCCCGGGGCGGAGAGGGCGAGGCCACCTCGCGGGCCCTCGAGCGCGACGAAGCCAGAGCAGGGATGCGTGGGCCCGGGGGGCTGGGCCCAGCCGGAGGTCTTTGGGAGGGCGAGGGGCCTTCGCACGAGCTGAAATGGCGCGCCAGTGAGCGCGGCGTCCGTCGCGAAGGGCGCGGGGATCGCCAGGCGCAGGCGGTGGTCGTCGCAGGTGTTCTCGACGGTGAGCTGGAGCTCGAGGCGCGGCGCGCCGGCGGTCACGAGCACGCGCAGCGAGACGGGCACGGCCCGGACCTGGCGCGTGCGGGCGCGGCGGTCGGCGGTGAGGCCCACCGGGAGCGAGAGCGCGAACGACAGGTCCAGCTCGGCGCGAAGGGGGCTGCGGTGCATGACGCGAAGCGTGGGCGCGCGAGAGGGGCCGCGCACCAGGCCCTGCTGCGCCGGAGGCGAGAAGTCGTAGGTGTCCCCCGCGTCCCCCTCGTCCACGAGCTCGGCGAGGCGCCGGAAGATGAGTCCTGTGGCGTGGTGCGTGAGCGAGAGCTCGCCGCGGGGCGAGACGGTGAGCGCGACGAGCCCGTTGTCGAGGCGCAGGGCGCCGCGTCGGCGGGTCAGGATGACCGGCGCGGGGAGCGGGGCGGGCGGAGCGCCGCGGGAGCTCGTCGGGCAGCAGAGCGCGTAGCCGAGGGGAGGGAGCGCGAGCAGGGCCTCCGAGCCGTTCGGACCAGGGTGCTGCGGCGGGAGCCCGCCGTCGTGGGAGGCCACCCGCGGGGCGAGAGGCAGCTCGACCACGGCGCGCACGCTCCAGGGGTGCGGGTTGAACACCACGGCGCGGGGCGAAGCGGGGCGGGCGGAGGTGGCGGAGGCCGCGGCCGGCTGCTGGGCGGCGGTAGCCGTGGGGGCAAAGGCCGCCGCCGTCGCGAGCCCTTTCAGCGCGCTCTCGAGGAGGGCCTCGCCGAGCTGGGTCACCCGGGCGAGGCGGTTCGTGTCGTCGGCGTGCACCGCGTCGATGCTGCAGCCGCAGAGGTCGTCGTGGGGCTGGCAGAGGAGGAGCTCTCGCCACGCGAGCTCGAGGAGGCCGCCGGCGTCGGTCCCGCGGCCGAGGAGCGAGGTTAGCGCGGTGAAGGGCTCGACCCAGTCGAGGAGCAGCCGCTCGGCCCGGTCGTGCGCGAGCTTCAGGTCCACGCGCGCGGAGAGCACTCCCGGGAGGAGGTTCGCGTAGCGCCCGCCCCGAAGCTCGCCGCGATAGGTCCATGGGGTGAACGCCCCCCGGGAGGCGGCGTGCCGGACGGCAGCCTGATAGCGCGCGAAGCTCGTGTGCCGGAGGCGGAGCGGGGCGCGCGGGTCTCGGCCGAGCGCCGCGAGGAGCTCGGGCAGGTCCTCCTGCGCCGGCAGCAGGTCGCAGCCGTTGTTCAGCAGCAGGTGGCCGTGCGGGCAATAGGGCTCCATCTCGCGTCGCAGGGACTCGAGCCGGGCGCGGGCCCGGGCGAGGCGCGCGGCGAACGGTGCGGGGGGGGCGGCGCCGGAGTCCGACGCGGGCTCCTCTCCCAGCCGCGCGGCGTTGCAGTAGCCGCCCCCCACCTGATGCGTGGTGTGCAGGCGCGTGCCGTCGGGGGCCTCCCAGAGGAAGTCGCTGCCGAGCGCCTCGCCCTCGTCGCCGAGCCCTCGCGCCACGATGGCGCCGGTGAGGCCGAAGGCGGCCAGGATCTGGGGGAGCTGAGCCGGGTGCCCGAAGGGGTCGGGGAGGTAGCCCACCCGGCTCGGGCGCGCGAAGGCCCGCGCGAGCCGCTGGCCGAGGCAGAGGTTCCGCACGAGCGACTCGCCCGACGGGAGAAAGAGATCCGGCAGGACGAAGAAGGGGCCGAGCTCGAGCCGCCCCGCCCGCGCCAGGCGACGGAGCTCTTCTTCCCGCTCCGGCCGCACGGCCAGGTAGTCCAGGACCATGGCCATCTGCCCGTCGAGGGTGAAGCTGCGAAAGGCGGGCTCGCGCCCGAGCAGCTCGAGGAGCGCGTCCATCATCTCGACCAGGCGGACGCGCGTCGCCTCGGCCGTCAGGTACCAGGCCCGGTCCCAGTGAGTGTGCGAGACGACGTGGCCGACGGGGCGAGGGGGCACGGAGACGATGGTGCCTGGGGCGGTCTCGAGGGGCAAGCTGGGGGAGCGAGGAGGGGAAGCGAAAGGCGGGGCCTCGACCCGGACTCGGGGAGGCCCCGTGCGGGGCGCGTCAGCCTAGCGGCACTGACACCAGCCGCCGGTGGGGATGAACTGGCCGGCGCCGTTATCCAGGCAGCAGTCCGCGCAGCCATCGGGCGTGGCCTTGAGCACGCAGTCGTAGTACTGGTGGACATTCTGCCCGGTGGTCTTTCCCACGGCGGACATCACGAACAGGCGCGGGTCGATGTAGGGGTACGGCGCGTTCGTGGACGGGTCGATGTCGCCCTGCTTGGGCGCCATGGAGGAGTCGATGACCCAGCGGTCGGCCATGGTGTTCTTGGTGCGGGTGATGACGGCGTAGATCTTGTCGCTCGGCTCGGGGCCCATCGTGCCCTGCTTGGCGCCCACGATCTTGATGATCGTGTTCACGTTGCCCGTGGCCGTCGAGATGGTGTTCATGAGGAGCGACCAGCCGACCACGAAGCCGTCCGCGTTCGCGATGCGGTACTTGGTGAAGAAGGTGCCCGTGGCCTTCTCCTCGTCGAGCGAGCCGATGATCCGGTTGCCGCAGGAGAGGATGTCGATGTGGTTGGTCACCGTGGCCTCGGTCGTATCCTCACGGGAGTAGGCGACGAGAGAGCCCGCGGCGTCCAGCCAGCGCAGGATGCGGTTGGTCGGGTTGAAGCCGCCGATCTTGTAGCGCTCGAGGAAGTCGAAGCCCGGCACGTCGTTCTTGATCGAGCCGAAGCTCGGGTCCGCGAGCTGCGCGTTGTAGCTCTCGAAGGTGTACTGGAATTCCGGATCGTTGTTCTGGATCGCATGGGCCTGGCTCAGGTCGTGCTCCGTCGAGGCGCGCATGGTGAAGCTCGGGAAGGCCAGGAACTGCCACTTGCCCTTGTCGTTGACGAAGCTGTCCCACTGGCTGTCCTCCTCGAGGACGACGCGGGGGGGAAGCTTGATCTCACCGCAGGTCCCGTCCTTCGGGGTGGTGGCGATCCACAGCCGATAGCTCGCGCTGTTGGGGGCGTCCACGGTGTAGCCATCGTGGGGCTTGGGACAGATCCAGTTGCCGCCGCCGTTGATCTCCCGGACCACGACCGCGAGGATGTAGTTCCCCTTGGGGAGGAGCTGCCGGAAGGTCAGGTTGTCCACGTCGCTCTGGGCGAGGCCGGTGCCGTCCCAGGCAGCTGCGCTCTTGTTCCACTCCCAGGTGGCCTGGCCGCCGCTCTCCCAGTCCCGCTCTTGATAGATGAGCAGGCGGAGGTTGTCGGCGCCGTGCACGCGGGCCGCGAGCTTGGAGTCGCCGGTGAGCTGCACGCGGTAGGCGTGCGTGGTGATGCCGCCGTTGGCGTCGTCGCACGCACCCGTGCGGCAGTCGACACCGAAGGCCTTGTAGCCCCCGCTGGCCTTGACCTGGATGGTCGCGGAGCCGTCGATCGTGGTGCCGCTCGCGCCCAGCGTCAGGTCCTGGGCCTCGCCCTGGTTGTCGAAGTTGATCTTCTGGCAGACGCCGTTGGGCACGGCGCCGGCGGGGAGGCGCTCGGTCGTGCCGCCCTCCAGGTCGTCCATTCCGCCGCAGGCTCCCAGAAGCACCGCCGCGACGAGCGCGGTGTAGCGTGTGGTTTTCATCGTCCTTCTCCTTCAGAGGGCCCGCAGGCCCGTTCGATGCGCTGTGGTTCGGTTCGAATCGGTTCTCTGGTGCCTACCGGCAGAGACAGGCGTTCCAGTCCCAGCTGTGGTAGATGGTCGAGTGTCCGTTGCAGTTCCCCTGGTCGTCCCAGGAGTTGCACGGCCCCTCTTCCGTCTCGGTGTGGGTCCGCTTCTCGAGCCGCGACTGCCCGCCGCGCGCGTCCAGGCAGCAGTCCGAACAGTCGTCGGGCGTCGCGCCGTTCACGCCACCGTACTCGCCGTACGGGACCTTCTTCTTGTCGTAGGAGTCCTGGAAGCACTGGTGCAGCTTCTGGTTGCTCGACACGGTGAAGCTCGCGGGGATGTTGGCCCAGATGCGCGCGTTGACCTTGTCGATGAACTTGCCGGGGTTGGCCGGGTCGGCCATCTTCATCGCCGGCTCCTTCTTGACGTAGTAGAGGTCGGCCATCGTGCGGCGCTGCTGGGTGATGGTGACGAGGAGCTCCTTGGTCTTGCTGTCGAAGAGCTGGAAGACGAACGCCGGGAGCCCGCCGTCGGCCTGCACGATCTCATCCTGCCCCTGGGCGTTCTTCTTCGTCCCGACGAAGCGCCAGGAGTCCACGCTCTGGCCCGTCGTGTAGTCGGTGAGGATGTAGTAGCTCGCGCCGGAGCCGATCTTCTTGGGCTCGTCGTGAGCGCCGATGATCTGCGGCGGCTCGTTGCAGTCGAGGACGTCCACGTGGGTCAGGGCGTCCTTCGGGGAGGTCTTCCGGGTGTAGGCTACGGTATCGCCGGCCATGTTCTTCCAGCCGATGATGCGGGCGTTGCCTGCCAGGTTGGCCGTGCCGCCGAGGGCCCAGTTGAAGAAGTCCCGCTTGAA is part of the Deltaproteobacteria bacterium genome and encodes:
- a CDS encoding S46 family peptidase codes for the protein MHELGRRGCAGWAGALVVCLSGAALAAEGMYPLDRLPEKELAGAGLKVTPGELGRLSRAVVQVARGGSGAFVSKQGLLVTNHHVAFGCLARLNALKAHQGIMDRGFVAKAQKDELSCPGYDLLVVRKVEDVTQPVLAAVKGKPHWSKRFEAIRLRKDDLVKACEEGGKQVCQVAEMDGGASYSLTTYLRVRDVRLVYAPAKALGKYGGDIDNWMFPRHTADFTYLRAYVNEKGEGGAFDKANRPLETPVHLKVSTEGVGRGAMVLVMGFPGRTSRHATSHAVRYYVEEQLPQVIEFLDGTIKAVHLRMKASDEARRKYEGFESSLQNGLKYYQMSADGMKRWKTLERKLADEKALLEAQPAGSEARKGAEKVLGEIGAVYGRYRGFNRKMAALGRLMMVSTVGSAYQMAKWAKEKMKPERMRKEEAYKDKNVYRFIEGGARLEDETELGTERALLLHLLRETKKLPAAQQPKVVARLVAAGQKALKKLVAEAKRKGEEPAAAFKAAYGVALSEDPLEVAVAVVYGSTKLVARSAEAKELERAKALRAALFKMKAPELRKQDDPLLRFAADAEAELTALKEGAFKEVEQYLATVLHPRWVTEVKKAAYPDANFTVRLTHGKVADYTATATGKRHRYLSTLSELVAKDKGKFPFEVPAKLKAAFPARASSPAMDAHVKDIPVNFTATLDTTGGNSGSPVIDARGRLVGLLFDGTPESILSDWQFLPKDQRSICLDIRFAHYLAAVDGAERVLKESGVSPAGGASGGKATPRAAP